A genomic region of Desulfosarcina ovata subsp. ovata contains the following coding sequences:
- a CDS encoding acyl-CoA thioesterase: MFHFSVELTVGEQDVNYRNHASVNKYLVFFNKARIAYLAALGYDFDSETINPGLIVAESHCYYKKELGLGAVITVKCRIREINQKSIVMEFF; the protein is encoded by the coding sequence ATGTTTCATTTTTCAGTTGAACTGACGGTTGGAGAACAAGATGTCAATTATCGCAACCATGCGTCCGTTAACAAGTATTTGGTATTTTTTAATAAAGCAAGAATTGCGTACTTGGCGGCGCTGGGTTATGATTTCGACAGTGAAACCATAAATCCCGGGTTGATTGTCGCCGAATCGCATTGCTACTACAAAAAAGAGCTTGGATTGGGCGCTGTGATCACGGTGAAATGCAGAATCCGTGAAATCAATCAAAAGTCAATTGTCATGGAGTTTTTTTAA
- a CDS encoding IS4 family transposase yields the protein MSEHIDKNVFQTILSPVLPLIEVNQNSLHNDLDTYKLSLSSFTTNLLFGIITRIKSVGQIVTEIKTSPTAKALGLVVASKSMYNEAFNRYPPEIFKDIFHQLVKELDLHKIPEISHLGKMLIVDGSLFPAISNMAWACYKKTANAIKMHLSFELNRMIPTEFISTEGNFSEKEFVKQILREGITYVCDRGYIAFNLFKQISDSNAFFIIRGKSNMTYTVKECLTATVPDTFLKFFSDITDSNIIFNSDENKASYRIVSFTAMGENYILITNRNDLTTYEIIMLYAYRWQVELFFRFIKRTFKGIHLMSQSPHGVQIQFYLYMIAYLLLLSFKQDTEIISRENEKDEHESEENNKNEALLTSSSCSNSNAKRPYVCGLVTLLGEKLKQFYKIGLHWLLAVKNNLLEIFDVNIAKVIAQYSYQ from the coding sequence ATGAGCGAACACATCGACAAAAATGTTTTTCAAACAATTCTATCACCGGTGCTACCATTGATTGAGGTTAATCAAAATAGTCTCCATAATGATTTGGACACTTACAAGCTTTCATTATCATCGTTCACCACAAATTTGCTTTTTGGAATAATAACCAGAATTAAAAGCGTTGGACAAATCGTCACTGAGATCAAAACATCACCAACTGCTAAGGCATTAGGATTGGTCGTCGCATCGAAGTCTATGTATAATGAAGCGTTTAATCGTTATCCCCCAGAAATATTTAAAGATATATTCCATCAGTTGGTAAAAGAATTGGATTTGCATAAAATTCCGGAAATCAGTCATCTTGGAAAAATGCTAATTGTAGATGGTTCGCTTTTTCCGGCCATTTCCAATATGGCATGGGCTTGTTACAAGAAAACCGCTAATGCGATCAAAATGCATTTATCTTTTGAACTCAACCGAATGATTCCAACCGAATTTATCAGTACGGAAGGTAACTTTTCCGAAAAAGAATTTGTTAAGCAAATTCTTCGCGAAGGCATTACATATGTCTGTGATCGAGGCTATATCGCTTTCAATCTGTTCAAGCAGATATCCGACAGCAATGCATTTTTTATTATTCGCGGAAAGTCGAATATGACGTACACTGTAAAAGAGTGTCTCACTGCCACCGTACCGGATACATTCTTGAAATTTTTCAGTGACATCACAGATTCAAATATAATATTCAATAGCGATGAAAACAAAGCAAGTTATCGTATTGTTAGCTTTACGGCTATGGGCGAAAACTACATTTTGATCACAAACAGAAATGATTTGACAACTTACGAAATTATAATGCTTTACGCTTACAGGTGGCAAGTGGAACTTTTTTTTCGCTTCATAAAAAGAACCTTCAAGGGAATTCACTTAATGAGCCAATCTCCTCATGGCGTACAGATACAATTCTACTTGTATATGATTGCTTATCTATTGTTATTATCATTCAAACAAGATACGGAAATAATAAGCAGAGAAAATGAAAAAGATGAGCATGAATCTGAAGAAAATAATAAGAACGAAGCCTTGCTAACTTCATCTTCATGCTCCAATTCAAATGCAAAAAGACCATATGTTTGCGGGTTAGTAACTCTTCTTGGAGAAAAATTAAAACAGTTTTATAAAATTGGTCTTCACTGGTTATTAGCAGTAAAAAATAATTTGTTAGAAATATTTGATGTGAATATCGCCAAAGTTATTGCTCAATACTCTTATCAATGA
- the lysA gene encoding diaminopimelate decarboxylase, with amino-acid sequence MDYFEYREGQLWAEEVRVAELVERFGTPLYIYSAKTLTRHFLAFDAALKGLDHLTCFSVKANSNVNLLRHLGTLGAGVDIVSGGELYRAVRAGIAPAKIVFSGVGKQAHEIREALSAGILMFNVESSQELECIGRIAQEMQTVARISIRINPDVDPKTHPYISTGLKENKFGLDMLEATGAYLMARKHPFLDPVGMDCHIGSQLTQIGPIVEALEKLLVFTDRLHASGIAIRYLDLGGGLGITYDDEQPPLPADLGRAISTALAGRELTVILEPGRAIAGNAGIMVTRVLYTKKTPMKHFVIVDAAMNDLVRPSLYGAYHRICEVTPTDRGLMTVDVVGPICESGDFLAQNRLLPALAPGDTLAVFSAGAYGFSMASQYNSRPRSAEVLVDGEKSLLVRRRETYEDLIALEVE; translated from the coding sequence ATGGATTATTTCGAATACCGCGAGGGCCAGCTCTGGGCCGAGGAAGTACGGGTGGCGGAATTGGTCGAGCGATTCGGCACACCGCTGTACATTTACTCTGCCAAAACCCTGACCCGCCATTTCCTGGCCTTCGATGCCGCACTGAAAGGCCTTGATCATCTGACCTGCTTTTCCGTCAAGGCCAACAGCAATGTCAATCTGCTGCGTCACCTGGGCACGCTCGGCGCCGGTGTCGACATTGTTTCCGGTGGAGAGTTGTACCGGGCGGTGCGGGCCGGTATCGCCCCCGCCAAAATTGTCTTCTCCGGCGTGGGTAAACAGGCTCACGAAATCCGCGAGGCCCTGTCGGCCGGCATTCTCATGTTCAATGTGGAGTCGTCCCAGGAACTGGAATGTATCGGGCGCATCGCCCAGGAGATGCAGACAGTGGCCCGCATCAGCATCCGTATCAATCCGGACGTGGATCCCAAAACGCATCCCTACATTTCCACCGGCCTCAAGGAAAACAAGTTCGGCCTCGATATGCTCGAGGCCACGGGTGCCTACCTCATGGCCAGAAAGCACCCCTTTCTGGATCCGGTGGGCATGGATTGCCACATCGGCTCCCAACTGACCCAGATCGGTCCTATTGTGGAGGCACTGGAAAAACTGCTCGTCTTTACCGATCGGCTGCATGCCTCGGGAATCGCCATCCGTTATCTTGACCTGGGTGGCGGCCTGGGTATCACTTACGACGACGAACAGCCGCCCCTGCCGGCCGACCTGGGCCGGGCGATTTCCACAGCACTGGCCGGACGTGAGCTGACCGTCATCCTTGAGCCGGGCCGAGCCATTGCCGGCAACGCGGGAATCATGGTTACCCGGGTGCTCTACACCAAAAAGACGCCGATGAAGCATTTCGTGATTGTGGATGCCGCCATGAACGACCTGGTGCGTCCCTCGCTCTACGGTGCCTACCACCGCATCTGCGAAGTCACCCCCACAGACCGGGGCCTCATGACGGTCGATGTGGTCGGCCCCATCTGCGAGAGCGGCGATTTTCTGGCCCAGAATCGCCTGTTGCCGGCCCTTGCGCCCGGGGACACGCTGGCCGTTTTCTCTGCCGGTGCCTACGGGTTCAGCATGGCATCCCAATATAACTCCCGCCCCCGGTCCGCCGAGGTGCTGGTGGACGGTGAAAAAAGTCTTCTGGTGCGCCGGAGGGAGACATACGAGGATCTGATTGCCTTGGAAGTAGAATGA
- a CDS encoding class I SAM-dependent methyltransferase → MTDQDRRRWDEKYRKDPGAATPAAILEKFWHLAPLGNAVDIACGNGRNSIFLAEKGFAVDAVDISTVATAKLTGRHPNIHVHCLDLDTWQMPEDCYTLLVNFRFLDRRLFPMILKGLKPGGVLIFESFIGKEKDDAFCLQPNELLHAFESLRIVYYEEKKSDAHHSDRFDQTAALVAIKIHPNVA, encoded by the coding sequence ATGACCGATCAGGACCGCCGGCGCTGGGATGAAAAATATCGGAAAGACCCGGGGGCCGCTACTCCTGCCGCCATTCTGGAGAAATTCTGGCACCTGGCCCCCCTGGGCAACGCCGTGGACATCGCCTGCGGCAACGGGCGCAACAGCATTTTTCTGGCCGAGAAAGGGTTTGCGGTCGATGCGGTGGACATTTCGACCGTGGCCACCGCTAAGCTCACCGGGCGGCATCCCAACATCCATGTGCACTGCCTGGATCTCGACACCTGGCAGATGCCGGAAGATTGCTATACGCTGTTGGTCAACTTCCGTTTTCTCGATCGGCGCCTGTTCCCCATGATCCTGAAGGGGCTCAAACCGGGCGGCGTACTCATTTTCGAATCGTTCATCGGCAAGGAAAAAGATGATGCCTTTTGCCTGCAGCCCAACGAACTGCTGCACGCCTTTGAAAGCTTGCGCATCGTTTATTACGAAGAAAAAAAATCAGACGCCCACCATTCGGACAGGTTCGATCAGACGGCCGCACTGGTGGCGATCAAGATCCACCCCAATGTTGCATAA
- a CDS encoding AsmA family protein, producing the protein MNKVIKWILIGGLGIVGLLIVILLVVPFFVDLNTYKPLMEEKVAAATGRTFQIGSDLKLSLFPWAGVSFSDLELGNPKGFEKPAFLKIKSFEVRVKLLPLLKKDIEVQKFIASGPQVTLIKHRDGRTNWQFSTPKAAPAAPAVKQKSPASAQPTVDQPLAELPIGKLVVGDFGIDQGAIVYIDEAAGTRREVTDFNLSLKNVSFDNPVQFKTSARLDNQPVALEGSVGPVGRDIGKGTIPIDISIQAFEELNVSLAGKVTNPAQNPKIELALAVKPFSAKAVMNRLGLGNTVQTADPDVLKTLSLTANLKADQTAATVSEGKLTLDATDMDFSLNASQFDRPKIAFTLDLNQIDVDRYLPPQSTARKTTSQPTPGGEKQPSPKAGQSSTPSAQKTIDYTALRQLVLDGKMKAGKIIVNKAAISDLQLTVKAQNGVFRLDPFSLNAYQGTIAGSGLFNVKGTVPSSSIDTQIRNLQVAPLLKDQMEKDILEGTTNAEIKLKMAGDDPNRIKRTLSGEGEIRLTDGAIVGVDLPNMVRNTKAAFGLAETSGEKPRTDFTELKIPFSAAKGVITTQQTSMSSPFLRLLAAGSADLVEETVDFRIEPKLVGTMKGQGDTTQYTGLVVPVLVSGSFSDPKFRPDLKSVAQQQLEEKVFENEKVKKLFEKEEVKPYEDTVKGLLKGVLNN; encoded by the coding sequence ATGAATAAAGTGATCAAATGGATCCTTATCGGCGGCTTGGGTATCGTGGGGCTGCTGATCGTCATTCTTCTGGTCGTCCCATTTTTCGTGGATCTGAACACGTACAAACCGTTGATGGAAGAAAAAGTGGCCGCGGCCACCGGCAGGACTTTTCAGATCGGCAGTGACCTGAAGCTTTCCCTGTTCCCTTGGGCAGGCGTGTCCTTCTCTGATCTGGAACTGGGCAATCCAAAGGGATTTGAGAAACCGGCATTCCTGAAAATCAAATCCTTCGAGGTGCGGGTCAAACTGCTTCCTCTCCTGAAAAAAGATATCGAAGTCCAGAAATTCATTGCCAGTGGGCCGCAGGTGACGCTGATCAAACACCGTGACGGCAGGACGAACTGGCAATTTTCGACCCCGAAAGCGGCGCCCGCCGCCCCTGCTGTAAAACAAAAATCCCCTGCATCGGCTCAACCGACTGTGGATCAACCACTTGCGGAACTGCCGATCGGCAAGCTGGTGGTCGGCGATTTCGGTATCGATCAGGGGGCGATCGTTTATATCGACGAGGCGGCCGGCACCCGCCGGGAGGTGACCGATTTCAACCTGAGCCTTAAAAATGTCTCCTTTGACAATCCGGTTCAGTTCAAAACCAGTGCCCGGCTGGACAATCAACCGGTTGCCTTGGAAGGCAGCGTTGGACCGGTGGGCCGGGACATCGGCAAGGGAACCATCCCGATTGATATATCCATACAGGCATTCGAGGAACTCAACGTCAGCCTTGCCGGCAAGGTAACCAACCCGGCCCAAAACCCAAAAATTGAATTGGCCTTGGCGGTCAAGCCTTTTTCGGCGAAAGCCGTGATGAATCGGCTTGGACTGGGCAACACGGTTCAGACGGCCGATCCGGATGTGCTTAAAACGCTTAGCCTGACGGCAAATCTCAAGGCCGATCAGACGGCAGCCACCGTCTCCGAAGGCAAACTCACCCTTGATGCCACGGATATGGATTTTTCCCTGAATGCGAGCCAGTTTGACCGGCCCAAGATTGCCTTTACCCTCGACCTTAACCAGATCGACGTGGATCGCTACCTGCCCCCGCAATCGACTGCCCGGAAAACAACGTCTCAGCCCACCCCTGGTGGGGAGAAGCAACCGTCACCTAAAGCTGGGCAATCATCAACGCCGTCGGCACAGAAAACGATCGATTACACGGCGCTGCGTCAGCTTGTCCTGGACGGGAAAATGAAAGCCGGCAAGATCATTGTCAACAAAGCCGCTATCAGCGACCTGCAACTGACCGTGAAAGCCCAAAACGGCGTGTTTCGTCTCGATCCCTTCAGTCTCAACGCCTACCAGGGAACCATTGCCGGAAGCGGTCTGTTCAATGTGAAAGGCACGGTCCCGTCCAGCAGTATTGACACGCAGATCCGCAACCTTCAGGTGGCGCCGCTGCTGAAGGACCAGATGGAAAAGGATATCCTGGAGGGCACCACCAACGCCGAGATCAAACTGAAAATGGCCGGTGACGATCCGAATCGGATCAAACGGACCCTGAGTGGCGAAGGTGAGATTCGCCTGACCGATGGTGCCATTGTGGGCGTCGATCTGCCCAACATGGTGCGCAACACCAAGGCCGCCTTTGGACTGGCAGAGACCTCCGGAGAAAAGCCACGTACCGATTTTACCGAACTGAAAATCCCTTTTTCCGCCGCAAAGGGCGTGATAACGACCCAGCAGACCAGCATGAGTTCGCCATTTTTGCGTCTGCTGGCCGCCGGAAGCGCAGATCTGGTAGAAGAGACCGTCGACTTCAGGATCGAACCGAAGCTGGTCGGCACGATGAAGGGCCAGGGGGATACGACCCAATACACCGGACTGGTTGTGCCGGTGCTGGTCTCCGGTTCCTTCTCAGACCCGAAATTCAGACCCGACCTTAAATCCGTCGCTCAGCAACAGCTCGAAGAAAAGGTATTCGAAAACGAGAAAGTAAAAAAGCTGTTCGAAAAAGAGGAAGTCAAACCGTATGAAGATACGGTCAAGGGATTGTTGAAGGGGGTCTTGAACAATTAG
- a CDS encoding PAS domain-containing protein: MLDRDNQDDLFPSANPIPWRHVLSLLSEGVAVLVRGRVIYANNALCEMTSRNRGEILGCTFLSMVAENDRAFVSDYLRQVDVASAAPITFRLERGTSAGRQVRLTVAGLQLRGQYTDDPGICCSLTDVTDFQDRIVALERDNRRMRSHLDDTESVLISFAPYDCNDILLVNRHVEALLGCSIKDIMNGRRHLFDFVHPDHLPQVMEFYNKFPDIHETEEIEYPIVNNSHQTRWVRDMGNTLFVEHGHGMPRRIDHTLVDITDQKNRELELKEERRKLSSILKNSTDMIYRVDRAGNFLELNPAGMKLLGFGEDLKGRNILDAYIDQRQRERLLNQLEEKGHAQQLTKWKMANDAIIDVVINAVRDGQSQTGDLSYQGIVHNVTHTLELQKLETIKKMAGGLSDKINTPLMTLLMNIQMIRESVQDGMQDTADILECLDEMEKAYHKIVGPMAAVRETYWHIEEVPDGCGGTIYEIHDKR, from the coding sequence ATGCTTGACCGCGACAATCAGGACGATCTCTTTCCGTCGGCCAATCCGATTCCCTGGCGCCACGTCCTTTCACTGCTCTCCGAAGGGGTGGCGGTGCTTGTCCGGGGGCGGGTGATCTACGCCAATAATGCGCTGTGTGAAATGACCAGCCGAAACCGCGGCGAGATTCTCGGATGCACGTTTTTGAGTATGGTGGCCGAAAATGACCGTGCTTTCGTCTCTGACTACCTGCGGCAGGTCGATGTGGCCTCTGCCGCACCGATTACTTTCAGGCTGGAGCGCGGTACCAGTGCCGGACGTCAGGTCCGCTTGACGGTCGCTGGGCTGCAGCTGCGCGGCCAGTATACCGACGATCCGGGCATCTGCTGCAGCCTGACCGATGTCACCGATTTCCAGGATCGCATTGTCGCCCTGGAGCGGGATAACCGCCGTATGCGCAGCCATCTGGACGATACGGAGAGTGTGCTCATCTCCTTCGCGCCTTACGACTGCAACGACATTTTACTGGTCAACCGGCATGTGGAGGCGTTGTTGGGCTGTTCCATCAAAGATATCATGAACGGCCGGCGCCACCTGTTCGATTTTGTCCATCCGGACCATCTGCCGCAAGTCATGGAATTCTACAACAAGTTTCCCGACATCCATGAAACCGAGGAAATCGAATACCCGATCGTCAACAACAGCCATCAGACCCGATGGGTGCGCGACATGGGCAACACCCTTTTCGTCGAGCACGGCCACGGGATGCCGCGTCGGATCGACCACACGCTGGTCGACATTACCGACCAGAAGAACCGTGAACTGGAGCTGAAGGAGGAACGCCGCAAACTGTCCAGCATCCTGAAAAACAGCACCGACATGATCTACCGCGTGGACCGGGCGGGGAATTTTCTTGAGCTGAATCCGGCGGGAATGAAGCTTTTGGGCTTTGGCGAGGATCTGAAAGGCCGCAACATCCTGGATGCCTATATCGATCAGCGCCAGCGGGAGCGCTTACTGAACCAGTTGGAGGAAAAGGGTCATGCGCAACAGCTGACCAAGTGGAAAATGGCCAACGACGCCATTATCGATGTTGTCATCAATGCCGTCAGGGACGGCCAATCTCAAACCGGCGATCTTTCCTACCAGGGGATCGTCCACAATGTCACCCACACCCTTGAACTCCAGAAACTGGAGACCATCAAAAAAATGGCCGGCGGTTTGAGCGACAAAATCAATACGCCGCTGATGACCCTGTTGATGAACATCCAGATGATTCGCGAAAGCGTACAGGACGGCATGCAGGATACCGCAGACATCCTCGAGTGCCTGGATGAGATGGAGAAAGCCTACCACAAGATCGTCGGTCCAATGGCGGCGGTACGGGAAACCTACTGGCACATCGAAGAGGTGCCCGATGGTTGCGGGGGCACCATTTATGAAATCCACGACAAACGCTAA
- a CDS encoding homocysteine S-methyltransferase family protein, whose translation MAKRPQPDLPDRPVLLDGGMGRELQFRGVALSESIWSAQGLIDAPDVVRQIHRDYITVGADIITTNTYGLIRDDLAKAGIADRFAELNQKACALAREACDKAARPVLVAGSLPPLRGSFRPDLVGPKAESLTCYREQARLLAPHVDLLLCETMSSAVEARAAAEAACETGRPVWVSWTLHEDESGRLRSGETIAQAVFMLADLPVSGFLTNCASPASITRAIPKLSAATNQRVGGYANTFHPIPADWRLDGQKTSDGLLPLRNDLGPDAYAVHAARWLDAGASVIGGCCGTRPAHIKKLRDLITARYPDFRGS comes from the coding sequence ATGGCAAAAAGACCTCAACCCGATCTCCCCGACCGGCCGGTACTGCTAGACGGCGGTATGGGGCGGGAACTCCAGTTTCGGGGCGTTGCACTTTCCGAATCGATCTGGTCCGCCCAGGGCCTGATCGACGCGCCTGATGTGGTGCGCCAGATCCACAGGGACTATATCACGGTGGGCGCTGACATCATCACCACCAACACGTACGGGCTCATCCGCGACGATCTGGCCAAGGCCGGGATCGCGGATCGTTTTGCCGAACTCAACCAAAAGGCCTGCGCCCTGGCTCGCGAAGCCTGCGATAAGGCAGCGCGGCCGGTGCTCGTGGCCGGCTCCCTGCCGCCGCTTCGGGGAAGCTTCCGACCCGATCTCGTGGGACCGAAAGCGGAAAGTCTCACTTGCTATCGCGAGCAGGCCCGCCTGCTGGCCCCCCACGTGGACCTGCTGTTGTGTGAAACGATGTCCAGCGCCGTTGAAGCCCGGGCCGCCGCTGAAGCGGCTTGTGAGACGGGCAGGCCGGTGTGGGTGTCGTGGACGCTGCACGAGGATGAGTCCGGCCGGCTGCGCAGCGGTGAGACGATTGCCCAGGCGGTATTTATGCTGGCCGATCTGCCGGTAAGCGGATTTCTCACCAACTGTGCCTCACCGGCAAGTATCACCCGGGCCATCCCCAAGCTGTCGGCGGCAACGAACCAGCGTGTCGGTGGCTATGCCAACACCTTTCACCCCATCCCGGCGGATTGGCGGCTGGACGGGCAAAAGACATCAGACGGTCTGCTCCCCCTGCGCAACGATCTGGGGCCGGACGCCTATGCCGTTCATGCGGCCCGTTGGCTTGACGCCGGGGCAAGCGTCATCGGCGGCTGCTGCGGCACCCGACCGGCGCACATCAAAAAACTGCGAGACCTGATCACGGCGCGGTACCCCGATTTTCGCGGAAGTTGA
- a CDS encoding DUF5818 domain-containing protein, with translation MKTSKKNILAALFAMMFLVIATAGVAMAEESIIGTIAEKGEIIVLDAADGTYVLEGSDTTPEMVGKTVKVTGTIAEKDNMRIINVLSMEEVTD, from the coding sequence ATGAAAACATCAAAGAAAAACATTCTTGCAGCTCTTTTTGCGATGATGTTCCTGGTTATCGCCACCGCTGGTGTGGCCATGGCCGAAGAAAGCATCATCGGTACCATTGCAGAGAAAGGAGAAATTATCGTTCTCGACGCTGCCGACGGCACTTATGTTCTTGAAGGCAGCGACACCACCCCCGAGATGGTTGGCAAGACGGTGAAAGTCACCGGGACGATCGCCGAGAAGGACAATATGCGGATCATCAATGTGCTCTCCATGGAGGAGGTCACGGATTAA
- a CDS encoding aldehyde dehydrogenase family protein, which produces MEVVSPATDLGMAIPAIVFGAAGTAGQRCTTTRRVIIKEIGGGRESGSDAWKGYMRWQTNTINYGSLLPLAQGIVFDL; this is translated from the coding sequence ATCGAGGTGGTTTCTCCGGCCACCGACCTGGGTATGGCGATCCCGGCCATCGTTTTCGGCGCCGCCGGAACCGCCGGCCAGCGCTGCACCACCACCCGGCGGGTGATCATTAAGGAAATCGGCGGCGGCCGGGAATCCGGTTCCGACGCCTGGAAGGGGTATATGCGCTGGCAGACGAACACGATCAACTACGGCAGCCTCCTGCCACTGGCCCAGGGCATCGTGTTTGACCTTTAA
- a CDS encoding winged helix-turn-helix domain-containing protein, producing the protein MTAKKRNVYVKSKVWLVDKEGRIIFGLGRMRILKAIDKCGSLNSAAKELKMSYRAVWGKIKVTEEALGKPLLVKNQGGSAGGGSTLTPYAYTLMNRYLELSRIVDTQADDLFESGFLDPK; encoded by the coding sequence ATGACTGCCAAGAAAAGAAACGTCTACGTCAAATCAAAAGTCTGGCTGGTGGATAAAGAGGGCCGGATCATTTTTGGTTTGGGCCGTATGCGCATATTGAAGGCCATCGACAAGTGCGGCTCGCTCAATTCGGCCGCCAAAGAACTCAAAATGAGTTATCGCGCCGTTTGGGGCAAGATCAAGGTGACCGAGGAAGCCCTGGGAAAACCCCTGCTGGTTAAAAATCAGGGCGGCAGCGCCGGTGGTGGCTCCACCCTGACCCCGTACGCCTATACCCTGATGAATCGCTACCTGGAACTGTCCCGCATCGTGGATACCCAGGCCGATGATCTTTTCGAGTCCGGATTTCTCGATCCCAAATAA
- a CDS encoding P1 family peptidase, whose amino-acid sequence MRRPSPHPGKYNALTDVPGIRVGHYSDPAAASGTTVVVCPAGAVGGVDVRGAAPGTRETELLAPENLVETVQAICLSGGSVYGLAAADGVVRHLASRSIGFPLDEGQVAPIVPAAVLFDLGRGPCFRPPVDAGWGEAACRCAVSGPVTGGSVGAGTGARAGGIKGGIGSASIVLESGMSVAVLTAVNAMGSAIDPADGTFWEARLEIDGEFGGRIHGPVVLPPAPEAKPAHNTTLAVVATDAILTKAQAKRVAMMAHDGMARAIRPAHTLFDGDVVFCLATGKQALPESGGVFTMPAAQVCINEIGHAAADCLARAIIHGILDAESAFGITAYRDLARRL is encoded by the coding sequence ATGCGTCGACCATCCCCCCATCCCGGTAAATACAACGCGCTGACCGATGTTCCCGGTATCCGGGTCGGTCACTACAGCGACCCGGCCGCCGCATCGGGCACCACCGTAGTTGTCTGCCCCGCCGGGGCCGTGGGCGGTGTCGATGTCCGCGGCGCAGCACCGGGTACTCGGGAGACCGAGCTTCTGGCCCCGGAGAACCTGGTGGAGACCGTGCAGGCCATCTGCCTGAGCGGCGGCTCGGTTTACGGACTGGCCGCGGCCGACGGGGTGGTGCGCCATCTGGCATCCCGGTCGATCGGATTCCCCCTGGACGAGGGCCAGGTCGCACCCATCGTTCCGGCGGCGGTGCTCTTCGACCTGGGACGCGGCCCTTGCTTCAGGCCGCCGGTGGATGCCGGGTGGGGAGAGGCCGCTTGCCGGTGCGCGGTTTCCGGGCCGGTCACCGGCGGCAGCGTCGGCGCCGGTACGGGTGCCAGGGCCGGCGGCATCAAAGGGGGCATCGGCAGCGCCAGCATTGTTCTGGAATCCGGGATGAGCGTTGCCGTTCTGACCGCCGTTAACGCCATGGGATCGGCCATCGATCCCGCCGACGGGACCTTCTGGGAGGCGCGTCTGGAAATCGATGGGGAATTCGGCGGTCGCATCCACGGGCCGGTGGTGCTCCCCCCGGCACCGGAGGCAAAACCGGCCCACAACACCACCCTGGCTGTGGTGGCCACCGATGCGATCCTCACCAAGGCGCAGGCCAAACGGGTCGCCATGATGGCCCACGACGGGATGGCCCGGGCCATCCGCCCGGCACACACCCTGTTCGACGGGGACGTGGTTTTCTGCCTGGCCACCGGCAAACAGGCCCTGCCTGAATCAGGCGGGGTTTTCACGATGCCGGCCGCGCAGGTATGCATCAATGAAATCGGCCATGCCGCCGCCGACTGCCTGGCACGCGCTATCATCCACGGCATCCTTGACGCCGAAAGCGCCTTCGGCATCACCGCCTACCGCGATCTGGCCCGCCGGCTTTGA